One genomic segment of Amycolatopsis sp. WQ 127309 includes these proteins:
- a CDS encoding LLM class flavin-dependent oxidoreductase produces MSARLHLGVFYTGVGPQFLWDDPANADHTAIETYVAVARTLERGLFDAFFLGEGLRVRENRGRVHALDVAGRPDAITQLSALAAATSRIGLVATQNTTYNFPADLARRLSTLDFLSGGRAGWNIVTTDNAWTGANFRRGGWLDHERRYERAEQFVEAALALWSATGPVARHTDLVGLRATPTVPPSPQGRPVLFQAGDSAGGRELAAKYADVVFSANTAYDKALAYAEDLRARLARHGRPADAVRILPGATVVLGDTPADAAERAEDIRRRQISPQRAVAFLEQYWGQDLSAYDPHGPLPDVEPIDGELDPSRGTISIADRTGKLDRIRQWRELAEAKKLSIHQLVLEVQPRQHGFVGTPGQVADEWARYVRTRAVDGFNISPHLVPAALDDIVDRLVPELQNRGVYRTEYEGTTLREHLDLV; encoded by the coding sequence ATGAGCGCCCGGCTGCACCTCGGGGTGTTCTACACCGGCGTCGGCCCGCAGTTCCTGTGGGACGACCCGGCGAACGCGGACCACACCGCGATCGAGACGTACGTGGCGGTCGCGCGGACCCTGGAGCGGGGCCTGTTCGACGCCTTCTTCCTCGGCGAAGGCCTGCGGGTGCGGGAGAACCGCGGCCGGGTGCACGCGCTGGACGTCGCCGGCCGCCCGGACGCGATCACCCAGCTGAGCGCGCTCGCCGCGGCGACCAGCCGGATCGGCCTGGTGGCGACGCAGAACACGACGTACAACTTCCCGGCCGACCTCGCCCGCCGGCTGTCCACATTGGACTTCCTGTCCGGCGGCCGGGCGGGCTGGAACATCGTCACCACGGACAACGCCTGGACCGGCGCCAACTTCCGCCGCGGCGGCTGGCTCGACCACGAACGACGCTACGAGCGGGCGGAACAGTTCGTCGAAGCGGCCCTCGCGCTGTGGTCGGCGACCGGCCCGGTCGCCCGGCACACGGACCTCGTCGGCCTGCGGGCGACGCCGACCGTGCCGCCGAGCCCGCAGGGCCGGCCGGTGCTGTTCCAGGCCGGGGACTCCGCCGGCGGCCGGGAGCTCGCGGCGAAGTACGCGGACGTCGTCTTCTCGGCCAACACGGCCTACGACAAGGCGCTCGCCTACGCCGAGGACCTGCGCGCCCGGCTCGCCCGCCACGGCCGGCCCGCCGACGCCGTCCGGATCCTGCCCGGGGCAACGGTCGTCCTGGGCGACACCCCGGCGGACGCGGCGGAGCGCGCGGAGGACATCCGGCGCCGGCAGATCTCGCCGCAGCGCGCGGTCGCGTTCCTGGAGCAGTACTGGGGCCAGGACCTCTCGGCCTACGACCCGCACGGGCCGCTGCCCGACGTCGAGCCGATCGACGGCGAGCTGGACCCGTCCCGCGGCACGATCTCGATCGCCGACCGCACCGGCAAGCTCGACCGGATCCGGCAGTGGCGCGAGCTCGCCGAGGCGAAGAAGCTGTCCATCCACCAGCTCGTCCTGGAGGTCCAGCCGCGTCAGCACGGCTTCGTCGGCACGCCGGGCCAGGTCGCCGACGAATGGGCGCGCTACGTCCGCACCCGCGCGGTCGACGGCTTCAACATCAGCCCCCACCTGGTCCCGGCCGCCCTGGACGACATCGTCGACCGGCTGGTCCCGGAACTGCAGAACCGCGGCGTGTACCGCACGGAGTACGAGGGGACGACGCTGCGGGAGCACCTGGACCTGGTTTGA
- a CDS encoding LLM class flavin-dependent oxidoreductase: MTSLHLAVELDGDGARVSPRALADAVTAAESSGFTLVTFDDSPLPPGGGFRLDATGRAAYVSTLTDRAGLAATANVTTAEPFHLAAQLASLDHASRGRAAWIVAADGSAEALATIGGSKLGPAALHREAADVVEAVRRLWDSWDDDAVVKDVATGRYLDPDRVHHVDFTGATFSVKGPLITPRPPQGRPVVLAPDDLAEAVRPDVVLIGGTGLEDVRRRAQRARESGAPLVFAEVEVLLDTDVPAGRRPHDRLRYTGSAAGLTELLGWLATSVDGVRLHAGVHTTGLTALIEEVLPALRKENLLVPPQSGATLRASLGLPRPASVFAAGAA, encoded by the coding sequence ATGACCAGCCTGCACCTCGCGGTGGAACTCGACGGCGACGGCGCGCGGGTGTCTCCGCGCGCACTGGCCGACGCCGTCACCGCCGCCGAATCCAGCGGCTTCACGCTGGTCACCTTCGACGACTCGCCGCTCCCGCCCGGCGGCGGTTTCCGGCTCGACGCCACCGGCCGCGCCGCCTACGTCTCGACCCTGACCGACCGAGCCGGGCTCGCGGCGACGGCGAACGTCACGACGGCCGAGCCGTTCCACCTGGCCGCCCAGCTCGCGAGCCTCGACCACGCTTCCCGCGGCCGCGCCGCCTGGATCGTCGCCGCGGACGGCTCCGCCGAAGCCCTCGCCACGATCGGCGGGAGCAAGCTCGGCCCGGCCGCACTGCACCGCGAAGCCGCCGACGTCGTCGAAGCCGTGCGGCGGCTGTGGGATTCCTGGGACGACGACGCCGTCGTCAAGGACGTCGCGACCGGCCGCTACCTCGACCCGGACCGGGTGCACCACGTCGACTTCACCGGCGCCACGTTCTCGGTCAAGGGCCCGCTGATCACGCCGCGGCCACCGCAGGGGCGGCCGGTCGTGCTCGCGCCCGACGACCTCGCGGAGGCGGTGCGCCCCGACGTCGTGCTGATCGGCGGCACGGGACTCGAGGACGTCCGGCGCCGCGCCCAGCGGGCCCGCGAATCCGGCGCGCCGCTCGTCTTCGCCGAGGTGGAGGTCCTGCTCGACACCGACGTGCCCGCCGGCCGCCGGCCGCACGATCGGCTGCGCTACACCGGATCCGCGGCCGGCCTGACCGAGCTGCTGGGCTGGCTGGCCACGAGCGTCGACGGCGTCCGGCTGCACGCGGGCGTTCACACGACCGGCCTGACCGCGCTGATCGAGGAGGTGCTTCCGGCTTTGCGCAAGGAAAATCTGCTCGTCCCCCCGCAGTCCGGGGCGACGCTGCGCGCGTCGCTCGGCCTGCCGCGCCCGGCGAGCGTGTTCGCGGCGGGTGCGGCATGA
- a CDS encoding MFS transporter translates to MTGKKTMWWLLATVLVVELMDLLDSTIVNVAGPALERSLGASPVGLQWVIGGYALTLGAGLVLGGRLGDRYGRRPMFLAGLAAFALASLLCALAPSTGLLITFRLVQGVAGAMMLPQGLGILRDNLTPRDLTKALAVFGPVLGLGGVLGPVLGGALVDWDLFGLGWRLVFLVNVPIGLAAFVLARRLVPRGGRTRGLRVDVAGAALVAGASALLVLPLNEGQSSGWPLWTWLSLAAAALGYVAFARWQRRIVRRDRTPLVTPTLFGKSAFTVGLVAIALFFGGLIGTQLVLTFFLQLGEGFTAGQAGLGNLPIALGTAVGGGISGGLLAAKLGRRVLQAGAVVQLAGVAWLWFALAGDGAFTIWRIVPGSVVTGIGAGIVIAAVFTTVLGAVADDEVGSASGVLSAVQSIGGSVGVAVFSTVFFAGAVAGRVTESFRDALVVQALVIGLFLLISPLFPRRARPDEAELPAEPAEVVAP, encoded by the coding sequence ATGACCGGGAAGAAGACGATGTGGTGGCTGCTGGCCACGGTCCTCGTCGTCGAGCTGATGGACCTGCTCGACTCGACGATCGTCAACGTGGCGGGCCCGGCGCTGGAACGCTCCCTCGGGGCGAGCCCGGTCGGGCTGCAGTGGGTGATCGGCGGGTACGCCCTGACGCTCGGCGCCGGGCTCGTGCTCGGCGGGCGGCTCGGCGACCGGTACGGCAGGCGGCCGATGTTCCTCGCCGGTCTCGCGGCCTTCGCGCTCGCGTCGCTGCTGTGCGCGCTCGCGCCGAGCACCGGGCTGCTGATCACCTTCCGGCTGGTCCAGGGCGTGGCCGGGGCGATGATGCTGCCGCAGGGGCTGGGGATCCTGCGGGACAACCTCACGCCCCGCGACCTGACCAAGGCCCTCGCCGTCTTCGGCCCGGTGCTCGGGCTCGGCGGTGTGCTGGGCCCGGTGCTGGGCGGCGCGCTCGTCGACTGGGACCTGTTCGGCCTCGGCTGGCGGCTGGTGTTCCTGGTCAACGTGCCGATCGGGCTCGCGGCGTTCGTGCTGGCCCGGCGGCTGGTGCCCCGCGGCGGCCGGACCCGGGGCCTGCGGGTGGACGTCGCCGGGGCCGCGCTCGTCGCCGGGGCCTCCGCGCTGCTGGTCCTGCCGCTCAACGAGGGCCAGTCGTCGGGGTGGCCACTGTGGACGTGGCTTTCCCTGGCCGCCGCGGCGCTCGGCTACGTCGCGTTCGCCCGGTGGCAACGCCGGATCGTGCGCCGGGACCGCACTCCCCTGGTCACCCCGACGCTGTTCGGGAAGTCCGCTTTCACCGTCGGGCTGGTCGCGATCGCGCTGTTCTTCGGCGGGCTGATCGGCACCCAGCTGGTGCTGACGTTCTTCCTGCAGCTCGGCGAGGGCTTCACCGCCGGGCAGGCCGGGCTGGGCAACCTCCCGATCGCGCTGGGCACCGCCGTCGGCGGCGGCATCAGCGGCGGGCTGCTGGCGGCCAAGCTCGGTCGGCGCGTCCTGCAGGCCGGGGCGGTCGTCCAGCTGGCCGGGGTCGCCTGGCTGTGGTTCGCCCTGGCCGGCGACGGCGCCTTCACGATCTGGCGGATCGTGCCGGGCAGCGTCGTCACCGGAATCGGCGCGGGCATCGTGATCGCGGCGGTCTTCACCACGGTCCTCGGCGCGGTCGCCGACGACGAGGTCGGCTCCGCCTCCGGCGTGCTCTCGGCGGTCCAGTCGATCGGCGGCTCGGTCGGCGTAGCGGTGTTCAGCACGGTGTTCTTCGCCGGCGCCGTGGCCGGCCGGGTGACCGAGAGCTTCCGCGACGCCCTCGTGGTCCAGGCGCTGGTCATCGGGCTGTTTCTGCTGATCTCCCCGCTGTTCCCCCGCCGGGCCCGCCCCGACGAGGCCGAGCTGCCCGCCGAGCCCGCCGAGGTCGTCGCCCCCTGA